The region TAGGAATCTTGGGCCAATGGTTCAAGGTGACGGAACTAGCTACGAATTATCTCTTCTCCAAAATGCGACATCGACCAGGTCTGGTAATGTCATACAGGAATTTTGGGCAGATGTAAATGTCAGCAACAACGATCTGGGAGAACTTGAAACTTTAGACGGGTTTCCAGATTTTCCAGATGGAACTATTGTGCTTCCAAGCATGGAAGCTCCTTCAGTCTTGGGCACTGGTTTTGGATTCAGAATGTATACAATAGTGGTTCCACCAGCTCAAGGAGATTATACTTTTTTTATTTCAAGCGGAAGCAGTGCGCGACTATATTTTTCTAGTGACGCTGATCCTTCCAATAAGTCACTAGTTGCTCAGGTTTTACCAGAGCAGGCTATCAGCCCGAATGCCTGGGATACTTTCGATAGCCAAAGATCTGCAACAGTTACGCTCAAGCGTGGTGTTCCTTATTACGTGGAAGCTTGGGGTATTGGATCCTCACCATTGAGCCATTGCCAGATAGGTTGGTCAGGCCCAGACTTAACGGGAGTTGAAATCGTAGGTAGCCCCAACATATCCGACCAAGCATTTATGACTCCTTCACTGGCTGCTAACGTCATTTTCGAGAGAAACTATGATCTTAAAAAAGACCGAGTCCCACTTTGGTCTGATACGACCATAGACAGTTCTCCGCCGAATGGGATGTCGGGTAGGGCTGAGACAATAGCTAAAACGCAGAGCAACTCATATTTCGCGTTGCCTGAGCAACTCAATAGGCACATTTACTTGCGTTTCCTTGTCAATGCTAGTCCCAAAAATGATGGGATGTCACTCATCCTCCTAGGCTCGGATAATAGTCAAGAGGGACCTCGAGTTACTTTTAGTGATAAAAATGGTGGGATACCCGTTATTGGTGCCGGAGGATTATCGGCAAATGATTTTCAGGTCCCCGTCACTCCAGGTCAGACTTACCAAGTTGAGCTTCTGGCTTCTCTGAGAACCCCATTTACTTACATTACTGGAATTACGGAAAGGACTGTTATGCCGGATCGTTTTGATATTTATGTAACAGATATGCAGGGCAAGCTTGTTGGTCTTGGACAGGACTTATCTTTTAGAGATGGGGGCAACAATGTTGTGAAGGAAATTAGCCAATTGCGGGCTTTCAAGACTAGTTCCAAGTCGCAAATTACCTTTGATGAGTGGCATCTAACAAGTGGATCAATTGATGGCAACGGTTACATCAATACAAACATATCCGACTTCAGATCTACTGGGGACTCTCAGTACTTCAAGTTAGAGGTGAGTGATTTGGATCAGGACCAAGATGGCTTGTCAGATTCAGATGAATTGATTTTGGCCCCCCATTCACCATTTCTTTTCTTTGATGCGAACTCCGACGGTCAAAGGACTGATTCGGTGGCAGCTAAAAGTCTCCTGAGAAATTCAAAAGGAGATATAGAGTTCAAATTGTTTGCTACTGATGTTGCTGTTTTCGAAGACAACGCACCGAGCTTGACTCCAGACTACGCGACCATTGAGGTTTCCCGAACAGGAGCACTTACGGCGGTGACCGCACAACTATGTGTGGCACCTCTAGAATACACGGGTAGCACTACAAGAGTCTGTGATGGTCAGTGCTGTACGCTAATTGGTACAGCGGGTGATGAAGAAGCTGAGCCTGAAGACTATACTATCTTTGACGAAGAAGGAAATATCATAACAAATACTCTCTATTTTGCTTTTGGTGAAATGTCAAAAACTCTGACTGTAATAGCGACTAAAGATGGTATCAACGAGTATCCAGAGACCTTGAACATAGCAATCGCTGAAGATGACAGTTACACAATTTCAAATACAAATGGGGCTTCAATCCAGATATTTGATCTTCCTGACAGCCCAAATAACTATGCTATTTTCACTGGTGCGTATAGTCGTGACGGAGCTGCCACAACTTCCACGTCGGCCTCAGGTTCAGTTATTGCAGTTTTGAATGGAACGCGAACGAAAGTATTGTTGTCAACTGAGTTTGCTGGACTTAGTTCGATGCAAACTACCGCTCACGTTCACAAGTCTAGTTCTGGACGATCTCGATCAGGCAGAGTTGGAGATATTGTCTACCCAATTACCCAAATTCCAGGAGATCCGATGAGTGCTCCCCTTATTGGGACACTAGACAATTACGAGTGGGATCTCATCTCATCTCCAGGAGCTGCTTCGACGAATGCTCAAAGTACCGTTTCCAGACAGGTCATCATCGACTCTCTCTTTGGGCAAAATGGTGAAACTCAGCTCTACTTCAATGTGCATACGGCAAATAATCAGGCGGGTGAAATTTGGGCATTTCTGGGTTTGAGTGGTGGATCTAGAGAAGAACCACCAGCACCGGATCCAGCCGCATCTCCTGGCTCTGCGGAATATCCTTTGCTAGCGGGGGGTGATCTGGAGGCGGATGTTCGACGTTTCCTTGATCAGGCAACATTCGGAGCCACCGAGGATAAGGTATCCAAACTGCTGGGAACAATCAACACCGAGCGCGTGAATAATCCCAACTACCATAGACACGAAGCCTTTGAGAACTGGATGGATGAACAGATGCAGCTACAACAAAGCTATTTGGTCGACTTTCATTTAGCACTAGACTTTCAACAACTCAAGTTACAGGGGTGGTTTGATCCGAGGCAAAATCCATCCAAGCAAGGGGATAGCACACCAGCCATCCCTGCAAAATGGCCAGCTCCTTTGCGGCCTACGGGACCGAACGCAGACCCAGCTAAGTGGCATTTGAGCGGTAGCTATCCCGTAACAAGGGAGCATCAAGCCCTTGCACGCAGGAATGGTCTTTGGGGCATTCCTGATTTTGGGAACCGCCGCAACAGTTTTTGGCAGATGATGGTAAATGCTGAAGATCAATTACGTCAGAAAATGGGATTTGCCCTTCAGCAGATTGTCGTGACTTCGGTGACCCTGCCGAAGATTCGCGGCAACTGCTACTCATCCACGAACTATCAGGATATGCTCAACCATTATGCCTTTTCTCATTACAGAGATGTTTTAGGATTTGTAAACTGGAGTCCCGTAATGGGGGTATGGCTTTCCTCGCTACAAAATGAGAAAGGAATCGATTTAGATGGTGATGGGGTAGATGACTCTTCACCTGACGAGAACCTGGCTCGTGAAAACATGCAACTCTTTTCGATTGGTCTATTCGATATCTGGCCTGATGGTACCTTACGTCTCGGTCTAGATGGTGCACCAAAGAATACTTATTCAAATGAAGATATACGGCAATTTGCCAAGATACTCACCGGTCTTTCTTTCTCAGTCCCTGATGATCGCGAAAATGGAGAATGGGGAGGTATTCGTTACGAATCGATTCCCAAAAACACGAAATTTCGTTTTAATACAGGATTAGAAAAGATTTTTTCGCAAAAGTTTATCTACCCTATGAAAATGTTTGGCGATTATCATGATCGGACAGTTAAGACTTTTGCGGGCACAACAATTGATAATACAAATCTTTCGAGTGCAACAGAACAAGGGATTGCCGACATTGAAGATGCGATGGATTGGCTCGCTGGAAAACCTGGCGATGGTAAGGAGGACTTTAATATGATCAACTCGCATGGTTCGACCCCGGCATTCATTTCCTTGAGACTGATTCAGCGATTTGTTAAATCAAATCCCAGCCGCCAGTATTTACACCGTGTAGCAACCACATTCAAGGATACTGAGGGGCATCTCGGCGAAACGATAAAAGCAATCTTACTCGATCCAGAAGCGCGCGTTTTAGACATAAACGACACAACAGCAGGGATGAAAAAGTCATCAATTGAAAATTTCATACAATTAATAAGGAACCTGGGCGCTCGAACTTATTTGCCTGTAGCTGGCAACGGTAGAAAAAATCCTTTCAAAGAGGTAGCTGGTGATTTTTCCAATCCTGATTTATATCTTACGAGTTTTGGGTATGCTTCTCGGCAAGCTAATTCTATGCGGTTGAATCAAAGGATAGCGATGCCTAGAACCTATGAAGGAGAGGTTCGCTCCTTGCAGATGATGCCATTTTACCAGGATTCTGTTTTCAACTGGTATGCCCCTGATTTTGCTCCCGGTGGACCTGTAAGCGAAGCTGGATTGGTTGCCCCAGAAATGCAAATCACCACTGAACAAACCGCTGTCAAACACATCAACTACTTCAGCGCTGCCCTTGGTATTGACCAAGAGATTTCCCAAGAAAAACTCGGACAAGGAGCTCGATTGCAGAATGCGGCTTTTAATTATAGTGGTCCTGAAAACCAGAATGTCACAGCTGATCATAATAGGCTTCGTTTTAATGTGGGTGACTTGACTGATGAGATCTACCCTTCGAGTAGACCAAAGAAAAAGGATGCCCCAGACATCAAGTCGGCAATAGCCATCGCCAACTTAGAGGTATTAGATGAACTGGATCGCCGATTGACATATGGCAATCTCAAGAGGCGGTATCCGATCAACCCTTCAGACGACGGAAGAGATGGCATTAGGCAAAATCCCCGAGAGCTAATTCTCACCGCCATGAGTTTTGACCTTCAAGATCCTTGGGATGGTGACGATGATGGAAAAGAGAGATTAAGATGCGTTCAGACCGCGCTTTATCTTCTAGTATCTAGCCCGGAATTTCAGGTTCGGAAATAGAGCCACGTATATAGAAGTATTGAAATATCATGAAAGAAGAACAAACTCACAAAATTTCGCGTAGGGAATTTATTCGATACGGCAGTTGCGGTGCTATGGGTATAGGTTCCCTCGTAAACGTCATCGCCCAACTACAGCTTATTAATTCAGCAACAGCATCGACTCTTGATATTGGGAGTGACTATAAAGCTCTTGTTTGTGTTTTTCTGTCTGGAGGCTGTGACATGAATAATGTTTTAATACCAGTTAATGGTAATGAGCAGGCCTACCGCTATCTCGATCAGAGAGGATATGTAAGTATTCCAAATGGGGTGGTGCATAACAATTACAATGCAAAGGGGGCTAATGAAACTATTTTGCTCAATCCGCGCCCTGCTCTTAACCAACCTTTTGGTTTACATCCTTCGCTTCAAAACTTGGCAAATATGTTTAACAGCAAAAATGCAGCCTTCTTGGCAAATGTGGGGACCTTAGGAGAACCCACAAATCCGTCGAACTATGGTGGTGTTTCTTTGCCACGACAACTTTTCTCGCATTCGGATCAACAGACGGAATGGATGTCATCCATTGCAGATCAACCTTTTAGATCAGGCTGGGGTGCCAGAGTGGCTGATTTGTTTAATGATACATGGAATCCGAATAGTCCGAGCTCTATGTTGATTACAGCTTCAGGCACCAACAAATTTTTAACCGGAAGCCCAGCCGTTTCGCAGTATGCGGTCTCCACCAGGGGAGCGACTTCTCTTTTCGGATATCAAAAAAGTGGTGATAGTTATGGAAAGGCGCTTAATGGAAATGGGAATTATCTAGATACCAGAGAGGGGCAGAGGTTAAAGGCATTTGAGAGGATCATGGCTTATAGTCACTCCAATATTATTGAAGATTCTTATGCGACTGTGGTTAGGAGGGCTAGAGAGACAGAAGGATACATTATCGAGGCAAATAATTCCCAGCCGAATGGTTTCGATCTAGACGGTATATTTAAATCATTTCGTGCAACTTCTGGACTAGCCGAAGAGTTTAAAACCATAGCGCGCTTGATTGCAGGACGTCGTGCTCTGGGTAACACTCGCCAAATTTTCTTTGTTCAAGCTGGGGGATATGATACCCACCAAGATATGAAAGCCGATCTCCAGGGGGTTTTGAGGAACCTTGACAATTGTATAGGAGCTTTTAATCAATCAATGGTTGAGCTCGACCGTGTAGATCGTGATTTTAGTTATGACAGTGTTACTTCTTTCCAAGCGTCTGATTTTAACCGGACTTGGACGGCAAATGGTGGAGTAGGAGAATCCGCTGGTACAGACCATGCTTGGGGTAGTCATGCTTTTGTTTATGGAGGAGCTGTCAAGGGAGGAAAAATATATGGTGAATTCCCCGAGCTTGCTGTGGGTGGACTTGTTGCAATTCCTGGGGATAATAGGGGCCGCTGGATACCAACCACTGCGGTAGATCAATACGCAGCCATTCTCGCTCGTTGGTTCGGGGTGCCTCCAGGATCTACGGAAATGGATATCATCTTCCCGAACTTGAGCCGCTTTGCGAATCCGTTTACCTCTGAAACGAACCTGGACTTTTTAGATACGACTACTTGATATCTATTATGCATGCCCTTAAGAAGAATCTAAAACGATTCGTTACGATAGCTGTTGTATTATCGCTGGTTATTGCCATTGGTTTCCTTATCGGTAAGAGTTTCTCAACGAAGCAAACCACCTCATCATCTAAAGAGTATTCAAAGGCGCATTCAGTTCAACCGGTTGAGCCCGGTAAATCGGATAATTATAACACATCTTCTCTTACGAGTAGTCTGGGTTCAAGGGTTCCGGCCTCAGATAACCTCGATAAACGGATCACTCGTTATACTGATGGGACGGTGGATTACCATCCTTCTATAGACAAAAGCCGGATGCTGTATCAAACAGAAAAGCTCCCAAGAGCTGACATTACCATTGTTTCTGAGATCATAGCTGACTACCGCAAACTATTTGAAACAAATCCATTTGGCTCTGAAAACCGCGAAATAACCGCAGGATTACTGGGAAAAAACCCCAAGAACGTCATTTTTTTGGATGTGAATCACGTGGACTTATCACCGGAAGGGGAGCTCTTGGATCGCTGGGGAAGTCCGTTTAGATTCCATCCACTCACTTCTAGTTTAATGGAAGTATCTTCTCTTGGAGCAGATCGCGTGCTTTGGACTAGCGACGATTTGAATATTGACCTATCGGAAGAGGCAGACCTGTAAGTAGTTTTTTCTGGAAACCGCCTCTTGGAGATAAGAGGATAGCCTACCTCTTCTTCTGGGCTGTGATAGGATCACAGTGAATCTCCAAAGCACTCGAGGTTGAAAAGTGCTCCATCATAAAGACGGATGATCTTCAATGGTATGATGTAGGCAATTCAAAGCTGGTGCAGTCTCCAGATTTTTAGTAGTTTAAGGTATGGTTACAGAAAGAAATGCAGTAGGATGGTTTGAGATTTATGTTTCGGACTTAGATCGAGCAAAAACTTTTTATGAGGCAACTTTTGAAATTACATTAACGGAGTTACCTGCGCCTAAGGCGGAAGGGGTACCTCCCGTGAAGATGTTGGCATTTCCGACAAGCCAAGAAAAGTTCTTGCCTGGTGCACCCGGTGCTATTTGCAAAATGGACGGTGTAGAGCCTAAAACGGGCGGCACTCTGATCTATTTTAGTTGTAAAGATTGCGCCTATAATGCGAGTCTGGCTGAGAAAGCTGGAGGTAAAGTCCAAGCTCCCAAGTTTTCTATTGGACAATATGGTTTTATTTCAATGATTGAAGACACAGAGGGTAACACAATTGGTCTTCATTCGATGGAGTAGCGTCTATTTTTGCTGTAATCAAATAAGTGATATTAATTATAAAGCCAAGAAAATATCCTCTGAAAACTCGAACAAGAGATCTTCACCTATTTAGCGAAGTATAAAAAGGATGTGAAATGGATGCCACAGAGACTCAAAGATCTGTGTGAGATCTTGACCCTGAGAAGTATAGATTCTTCTGGAGGTATCACCTATTAAGATCCTTGTCCTTACTCTATTAGGATGGGACTGCGTGAGATGGATAGTTTAGCCTTCTCTAGCATCTAAAACGAATGCTCAGATAGTGTAATTGAATACATCTTCGTCGGCGCTCTTTTTTTTGTAGCTCAAGTTTTTAGTTATCTTGTTCAACTTTTATTACATAATCGGGTTTTATCTAAACAAAGACTGGAGTTTGTCTGTTGGCAGGTTACTTCCTATACAGATGATGAGAGGCTCAATTTCATGGGATTCTGAGACAGGTTTGACGAGGATGTCTTCCTCAACTTTTTGAAAAATAAATTTTTGATTTGAAAGATCTTTGATGCGCACGATTCCTTTTGCTCTGATTACCTGTTCTGGCAATTGTTTTAATTTTCTGTAAAAGTTTTTTTGGATGACCGATGCAGGTAATGGAGACTCCCAGGAGTTAAAATGGTATTTAGTATGGTTGTGAGCATGCTTTTTGGGCTTGTTAGGTACTGTGTATTGTAAATTAGTTTTGTTATTAACGTTGGCGACTACTTTAACAAGCTCATTGGCTATAGATTCTAATTTCATGATTTCTGCATGAGGTGCATAAACGCGAATGTCTTTCCTAACCGTATCCATCCGTTTCTTGCTGGTATGGGTTGTTTTGCTCAAATGAATAAAACTCGCAGTGGAGATTTGCTCACTTTCTAACTGATCATGCCCATGACGTTTCTGCCAAGATTTGGTGTCTACAATTGAAATTTGAAGTGGTTTGGTATAGCGCTGGCACTCTTTCCTGAGGGATAGGTTTTCGATTAGTGTGATACTATCTGTAACACCATTTGATTCAAGCAGCACAACATCTCCAACTGCTACTTTTAATTCGTGTAATATTCGAATCAACTCTTCAAAAGAACCACAACAAACACAGCTTCCGTTTATGGGCGTAATGGTTTCTGCAATATCTTTGAAATAGATCGCATCAACTCGAGCATTTTGAAAGTCATTAATAACGACATGAGGCCTTACCTCTTTTTTGATCAGAAGAGGAATAATATCTTTTAAAAAAGTAGTTTTCCCAGCTCCAAGGAAGCCTACAACAGGTATTAATGGAACCATATATACTAAATTACAGCTAAACAATGAGATGGCAACCACTTGAGGTATGCCAGAATTCGTATCACTGCAAATTGATTTAAATATTGCGCTCGAACGTTGATTCTCCTGCGCCTAGTCTGGCTAGAGACTCTTCTTTCCTTCGTAACGAATTTTGAACGAAACAACGAGTCAAAAATGCGGCTGTACCCAGGACCGTAATGCCTAGACCCAACTTTGCCAGATGTTTCTTTTGTGCGTTTGAATGCTTCATAGTGTGTTAGTCTTTCCTAGTAGTTTAAGGTTAGCTCAAATGGGTGATAATATCCAATGGCTATGGCAGATGACACTTCTGGCGGAATCTCAAGGGCTATTGCTAATTGCTCTATTCTATTTCTTGAGTATGCCCATGTGTAGTATTGGCCTGATAAATTATAATGTCTTGGATTAAAAATCCATAAATGTCTAATAAATATAGTAGTATTCTTCAAAAAATAATCAATAAATATGGTTCTGGAGTAATGACGTAGATAATCTTGCTTAATATTCATTTATTCCTCTATTTTTCCGGGAGCCTGAAAAATAACCAGCATTAATGTATTATGAATAACTAATTCAGTCGAAACAAATAAATTAGTAAATACGTAAAGATTTTATATCAAATTTACGTGGGCGTTTAGGATAATGAGGTCACTATATTTGATGAACCGTTTGAATTTAAAATTAAATTACTTCAACTCCTATTGCATTAGGAACCTGGACGTTGGCCTGGCAGGTAGCTGAAAATCAATAGTTATTAGCAAATGGATACTGTCTATTTTAGTGAAGTGAAGGCGAGACAAGGAAGTGATCCGAGCGCGACTCTGGGGTAGGAACATAGGTCTGAAGAAGCGATATTTCTAGGGAGGTGTATGTTTCTTGGGGAATAAGATTTTACACATACCTTGAAGCCTATGTACCATGTGATTTAATTTTACTTCTCTAGAGCATTTAGCATTGCCCTATAAAAAGTGTTGTAGAAGAAGGTGGCGAGACAACCAAAAGTTAAAAGTTTAATGTTATAAATCTTCTCGTCTCTAATTATCACAACCTAAGGAGAGTAAATTGCTAGTCGATATGGAAAAAATACATGAATAAAATATTAATTGTTGATGACTCTAGAACACAGAGAAATTGGATTAAGGCCTCTATAGGTGAAGATGGCTACGATATCAAAGAAGCTGGCAATGGCTCTGAAGCTTTAACTTTAGTTGAAGACGAACAATTTGATCTAATACTCTGCGATCTGAATATGCCTGTTATGAGTGGAGTCGATCTTATGGAAACGATGAAAGCGCGTGATATTAGTGTTCCTGTAATTATCATCACAGCGGATATCCAAGATTCTACAAAGAAAAAATGCATGGACTTAAGTGTCAAAGCATTTGTTAACAAGCCGTTGAAGGACGATAGGCTAAAAAATGCTGTCGAAGAGGTATTAAAGGTGGCTTAAGGAACTATATGACCTTAGATTTAACAGAGGATCAAATTGACGCTTTGAAAGAAATTGCCAACGTGGGACTAGGGCGCGCAGCTGGTCTGTTAAATGATATGCTCAGCATGCATGTCGAATTATGTATACCTGAGGTGGTGGGTGTGCCTCCGGAATATCTACACGAAGCGCTAGCGGATTACGATGAAGGTCTTTTTTCTATCGTAGAGCTTCCATTTCAAGGGGATTACGGCGGTGTGTCATCTCTTCTTTTTCCTCCTAAAAGTGCTGCAAATTTAATTTCAGCTGTCACAGATGAAAAAGTTGACGCAGAAAATATTAGTAGTCTGCATATTGAGATAATGCATGAGTTAGGGAGTATTGTTTTAAATGGGATTATGGGTTCTTTTTCGAATATATTAGGATCAAATTTACGCTTTAGCTTACCTAGTTATTCCGAAAATACGCTTGATGTTATTGAGGCAAAGTACAAAGAGCGTCCCGAAATTATTCTCATTTTAATTAAGACAAAGTTTACAGTTGTCCAAGAAAACATAGAGGGGCATATCATGCT is a window of Verrucomicrobiota bacterium DNA encoding:
- a CDS encoding response regulator is translated as MNKILIVDDSRTQRNWIKASIGEDGYDIKEAGNGSEALTLVEDEQFDLILCDLNMPVMSGVDLMETMKARDISVPVIIITADIQDSTKKKCMDLSVKAFVNKPLKDDRLKNAVEEVLKVA
- a CDS encoding DUF1800 family protein, whose amino-acid sequence is MRKKLYYLIPLALSISPLGASDFDKDGMSDIWQQQYSAFGLISGNDEDGDSFTNFDESIAGTDPFNSKDYPKIRVNEINLEEDSISLSFPTKPGKFYQVLDSDQLSDFRNLGPMVQGDGTSYELSLLQNATSTRSGNVIQEFWADVNVSNNDLGELETLDGFPDFPDGTIVLPSMEAPSVLGTGFGFRMYTIVVPPAQGDYTFFISSGSSARLYFSSDADPSNKSLVAQVLPEQAISPNAWDTFDSQRSATVTLKRGVPYYVEAWGIGSSPLSHCQIGWSGPDLTGVEIVGSPNISDQAFMTPSLAANVIFERNYDLKKDRVPLWSDTTIDSSPPNGMSGRAETIAKTQSNSYFALPEQLNRHIYLRFLVNASPKNDGMSLILLGSDNSQEGPRVTFSDKNGGIPVIGAGGLSANDFQVPVTPGQTYQVELLASLRTPFTYITGITERTVMPDRFDIYVTDMQGKLVGLGQDLSFRDGGNNVVKEISQLRAFKTSSKSQITFDEWHLTSGSIDGNGYINTNISDFRSTGDSQYFKLEVSDLDQDQDGLSDSDELILAPHSPFLFFDANSDGQRTDSVAAKSLLRNSKGDIEFKLFATDVAVFEDNAPSLTPDYATIEVSRTGALTAVTAQLCVAPLEYTGSTTRVCDGQCCTLIGTAGDEEAEPEDYTIFDEEGNIITNTLYFAFGEMSKTLTVIATKDGINEYPETLNIAIAEDDSYTISNTNGASIQIFDLPDSPNNYAIFTGAYSRDGAATTSTSASGSVIAVLNGTRTKVLLSTEFAGLSSMQTTAHVHKSSSGRSRSGRVGDIVYPITQIPGDPMSAPLIGTLDNYEWDLISSPGAASTNAQSTVSRQVIIDSLFGQNGETQLYFNVHTANNQAGEIWAFLGLSGGSREEPPAPDPAASPGSAEYPLLAGGDLEADVRRFLDQATFGATEDKVSKLLGTINTERVNNPNYHRHEAFENWMDEQMQLQQSYLVDFHLALDFQQLKLQGWFDPRQNPSKQGDSTPAIPAKWPAPLRPTGPNADPAKWHLSGSYPVTREHQALARRNGLWGIPDFGNRRNSFWQMMVNAEDQLRQKMGFALQQIVVTSVTLPKIRGNCYSSTNYQDMLNHYAFSHYRDVLGFVNWSPVMGVWLSSLQNEKGIDLDGDGVDDSSPDENLARENMQLFSIGLFDIWPDGTLRLGLDGAPKNTYSNEDIRQFAKILTGLSFSVPDDRENGEWGGIRYESIPKNTKFRFNTGLEKIFSQKFIYPMKMFGDYHDRTVKTFAGTTIDNTNLSSATEQGIADIEDAMDWLAGKPGDGKEDFNMINSHGSTPAFISLRLIQRFVKSNPSRQYLHRVATTFKDTEGHLGETIKAILLDPEARVLDINDTTAGMKKSSIENFIQLIRNLGARTYLPVAGNGRKNPFKEVAGDFSNPDLYLTSFGYASRQANSMRLNQRIAMPRTYEGEVRSLQMMPFYQDSVFNWYAPDFAPGGPVSEAGLVAPEMQITTEQTAVKHINYFSAALGIDQEISQEKLGQGARLQNAAFNYSGPENQNVTADHNRLRFNVGDLTDEIYPSSRPKKKDAPDIKSAIAIANLEVLDELDRRLTYGNLKRRYPINPSDDGRDGIRQNPRELILTAMSFDLQDPWDGDDDGKERLRCVQTALYLLVSSPEFQVRK
- a CDS encoding chemotaxis protein CheC; the protein is MTLDLTEDQIDALKEIANVGLGRAAGLLNDMLSMHVELCIPEVVGVPPEYLHEALADYDEGLFSIVELPFQGDYGGVSSLLFPPKSAANLISAVTDEKVDAENISSLHIEIMHELGSIVLNGIMGSFSNILGSNLRFSLPSYSENTLDVIEAKYKERPEIILILIKTKFTVVQENIEGHIMLFFEVASFNYLIKAIDELS
- a CDS encoding DUF1501 domain-containing protein, whose amino-acid sequence is MKEEQTHKISRREFIRYGSCGAMGIGSLVNVIAQLQLINSATASTLDIGSDYKALVCVFLSGGCDMNNVLIPVNGNEQAYRYLDQRGYVSIPNGVVHNNYNAKGANETILLNPRPALNQPFGLHPSLQNLANMFNSKNAAFLANVGTLGEPTNPSNYGGVSLPRQLFSHSDQQTEWMSSIADQPFRSGWGARVADLFNDTWNPNSPSSMLITASGTNKFLTGSPAVSQYAVSTRGATSLFGYQKSGDSYGKALNGNGNYLDTREGQRLKAFERIMAYSHSNIIEDSYATVVRRARETEGYIIEANNSQPNGFDLDGIFKSFRATSGLAEEFKTIARLIAGRRALGNTRQIFFVQAGGYDTHQDMKADLQGVLRNLDNCIGAFNQSMVELDRVDRDFSYDSVTSFQASDFNRTWTANGGVGESAGTDHAWGSHAFVYGGAVKGGKIYGEFPELAVGGLVAIPGDNRGRWIPTTAVDQYAAILARWFGVPPGSTEMDIIFPNLSRFANPFTSETNLDFLDTTT
- a CDS encoding GTP-binding protein, yielding MVPLIPVVGFLGAGKTTFLKDIIPLLIKKEVRPHVVINDFQNARVDAIYFKDIAETITPINGSCVCCGSFEELIRILHELKVAVGDVVLLESNGVTDSITLIENLSLRKECQRYTKPLQISIVDTKSWQKRHGHDQLESEQISTASFIHLSKTTHTSKKRMDTVRKDIRVYAPHAEIMKLESIANELVKVVANVNNKTNLQYTVPNKPKKHAHNHTKYHFNSWESPLPASVIQKNFYRKLKQLPEQVIRAKGIVRIKDLSNQKFIFQKVEEDILVKPVSESHEIEPLIICIGSNLPTDKLQSLFR
- a CDS encoding VOC family protein, which produces MVTERNAVGWFEIYVSDLDRAKTFYEATFEITLTELPAPKAEGVPPVKMLAFPTSQEKFLPGAPGAICKMDGVEPKTGGTLIYFSCKDCAYNASLAEKAGGKVQAPKFSIGQYGFISMIEDTEGNTIGLHSME